A window from Alphaproteobacteria bacterium encodes these proteins:
- a CDS encoding DUF2141 domain-containing protein codes for MIRQAWPRCRCRLAVVLLAVFLGATPAGGAVRGQTERPEPAARETGARLVLDLHGIRNANGLVRIAIFDRAGEFPEGEEIRKIAVPATPGSLQVVTNGLAPGRYAIAFFHDADGDDRFRTNFLGLPREGFGFSRDPVVFLSAPDFEDAAITLEGPETTVSATMKYW; via the coding sequence ATGATCCGCCAGGCATGGCCCAGGTGCCGGTGCCGGCTGGCCGTGGTTCTGCTTGCGGTCTTTCTCGGGGCGACGCCTGCGGGCGGTGCGGTGCGGGGGCAGACGGAGAGGCCGGAACCGGCCGCGCGCGAAACCGGCGCCCGGCTCGTGCTTGATCTGCATGGGATCAGAAACGCGAACGGTCTCGTGCGGATCGCCATCTTCGACCGGGCCGGGGAGTTTCCCGAGGGTGAGGAAATTCGCAAGATCGCCGTACCGGCGACGCCAGGCAGCCTGCAGGTGGTGACGAACGGGCTGGCGCCCGGGCGCTATGCCATCGCGTTTTTCCATGACGCTGACGGAGACGACAGGTTCCGGACAAATTTTCTGGGCCTGCCGCGCGAGGGATTCGGGTTTTCCCGCGATCCCGTCGTCTTTCTCTCGGCGCCGGATTTTGAAGACGCCGCAATCACGCTCGAAGGGCCTGAAACGACGGTCTCGGCCACCATGAAGTACTGGTGA
- a CDS encoding 2-aminoethylphosphonate--pyruvate transaminase, with protein sequence MSHDPTQDIPPGQARLLLTPGPLTTAPATRRAMLRDWGSRDGDFIRLTRDVLDRLVRIACLETRRASLPGRPAATDAFVAVPVQGSGTFAVEATLATLIAPENRTLVLINGAYGRRIETILQRQRKRVVTLTWAEDVPIAPRDVARTLEREADITHVVMVHCETTSGILNPLADVARVCRAAGRALIVDAMSSFGALPLDAARLGLAAVIASSNKCLEGVPGLGFAVIRREELAGCAGNSASLSFDLYEQNQVLEATGQWRFTPPTHVLAALAEALAEHEAEGGVAGRFRRYAMNCRTLVEGMGRLGFVPLLPPALQAPIIVTFRMPAAPGFSFPEFYDALAARGFVIYPGKLTAAESFRMGCIGHLTPDDMARAVEAVAAVLRDMGVGDGRPREAAS encoded by the coding sequence ATGTCTCACGACCCGACACAAGATATCCCGCCCGGCCAAGCGCGGCTGCTGCTGACGCCCGGCCCGCTCACGACCGCGCCGGCGACGCGCCGGGCGATGCTGCGCGATTGGGGCTCGCGCGATGGCGACTTCATCCGCCTCACCCGCGACGTTCTCGACCGGCTCGTCCGGATCGCCTGCCTCGAAACGCGCCGGGCGTCGCTGCCCGGCCGGCCGGCCGCGACGGATGCCTTTGTTGCCGTTCCGGTCCAGGGCTCGGGCACGTTTGCCGTCGAGGCGACGCTCGCCACGCTGATCGCGCCGGAGAACAGGACCCTGGTCCTGATCAACGGCGCGTACGGCCGGCGCATCGAAACCATCCTCCAGCGCCAGAGGAAGCGCGTCGTCACCCTGACCTGGGCGGAGGACGTCCCCATCGCACCGAGGGACGTGGCACGCACACTCGAGCGCGAGGCCGACATCACCCATGTGGTGATGGTCCATTGCGAGACGACTTCGGGCATTCTCAATCCGCTCGCCGATGTGGCGCGCGTCTGTCGCGCGGCCGGCCGGGCGCTCATTGTCGATGCCATGAGCAGCTTTGGCGCGCTGCCGCTGGATGCCGCCCGGCTCGGGCTGGCGGCGGTCATCGCCTCATCCAATAAATGCCTCGAAGGCGTGCCGGGGCTCGGCTTCGCGGTTATCCGGCGCGAGGAGCTGGCAGGCTGCGCGGGGAATTCGGCCTCGCTCTCGTTCGATCTTTACGAGCAGAATCAGGTGCTGGAGGCGACAGGCCAGTGGCGGTTCACGCCGCCCACGCATGTCCTGGCCGCGCTGGCCGAAGCGCTTGCCGAGCACGAGGCGGAGGGCGGTGTCGCCGGGCGCTTTCGACGCTATGCCATGAACTGCCGGACCCTGGTGGAAGGCATGGGCAGACTAGGCTTCGTGCCGCTTCTGCCCCCGGCCTTGCAGGCGCCGATCATCGTGACCTTTCGCATGCCGGCCGCGCCCGGTTTCAGCTTCCCCGAATTTTACGATGCGCTGGCCGCGCGGGGATTTGTGATCTATCCGGGCAAGCTTACCGCGGCCGAAAGTTTTCGCATGGGATGTATCGGGCACCTGACGCCGGACGACATGGCCCGCGCCGTCGAGGCGGTGGCGGCGGTACTCCGCGATATGGGCGTTGGCGATGGCCGGCCACGGGAGGCTGCGTCATGA
- a CDS encoding histidine phosphatase family protein encodes MSVTTGLWLVRHAPVIDPEGRDPARKAYGHLDVSADVSDSAWLARVADCLPPDALWITSHLKRTKETAAALREIMTPRPDSPVAEDPDLAEQHFGHWQGLGYEAIATWQDEQSERFWANPAREPPPGGESFESQLRRTTAAIDRLLHHHGGREIVVVVHGGTVRAALGRAMELTPEQALAFEVDNLSITHLRHIEPDPAEAKFLTARGVWRVHVTNLSLRYPDFSTRG; translated from the coding sequence TTGAGCGTCACCACCGGCCTCTGGCTTGTCCGGCATGCCCCCGTCATCGACCCCGAAGGTCGCGACCCGGCCCGCAAGGCCTACGGTCATCTGGACGTGTCGGCCGATGTTTCCGATTCGGCCTGGCTCGCGCGCGTGGCCGACTGCCTGCCGCCGGACGCGTTGTGGATCACCAGCCATCTGAAGCGGACCAAGGAAACGGCGGCGGCTCTCCGCGAAATCATGACCCCGCGCCCGGACAGTCCGGTGGCGGAAGACCCGGATCTGGCGGAACAGCATTTCGGTCACTGGCAGGGTTTGGGTTATGAGGCCATCGCAACCTGGCAGGACGAGCAGTCCGAGCGGTTCTGGGCCAACCCGGCACGCGAGCCGCCGCCGGGCGGCGAGAGTTTCGAGTCCCAGTTGCGGCGCACGACGGCCGCAATCGACCGACTGTTGCACCACCACGGCGGACGCGAGATCGTGGTCGTGGTGCATGGCGGGACGGTCCGGGCGGCGCTGGGCCGGGCCATGGAGCTCACACCCGAGCAGGCGCTCGCCTTCGAGGTTGATAATCTTTCCATCACCCATCTGCGCCATATCGAACCCGATCCGGCGGAGGCCAAATTCCTTACGGCGCGCGGCGTCTGGCGCGTGCATGTCACGAATTTATCGCTGCGGTACCCCGATTTTTCCACCCGCGGATGA
- a CDS encoding lipid-binding SYLF domain-containing protein produces the protein MIHTRHASGRLIGASLVIIIVLCTALASGRARAESSQPQILVDRATVALQDLLRGPDQRELGPMLDTAAGVLIVPNMLKAGFFFGAEGGSGVLLARHQTGEWSAPAFYTVGSASFGLQFGAETSDVVFVIRNQGALEAVLSHKVKLGADVSAALGPIGVGREAAATTNVGADIVAFAKSAGLFAGGSVEGSVIADRNDWNRIYYGGDTEPVAIIQGRISNPGADRLRQALMR, from the coding sequence ATGATTCACACCCGTCACGCCTCCGGCAGGCTGATTGGAGCCTCCCTCGTCATCATAATCGTTCTGTGCACCGCCCTTGCGAGTGGCCGCGCCCGGGCCGAGTCGAGCCAGCCCCAGATTCTCGTGGACCGGGCGACCGTCGCCCTCCAGGACCTGCTGCGTGGTCCCGATCAGCGTGAACTGGGACCGATGCTGGACACGGCGGCAGGCGTGCTGATCGTGCCCAACATGCTGAAGGCCGGCTTCTTCTTCGGCGCCGAGGGCGGTAGCGGGGTGCTGCTGGCGCGCCATCAGACCGGCGAGTGGAGCGCGCCCGCCTTCTACACCGTGGGCAGCGCAAGTTTCGGCCTGCAATTCGGCGCCGAGACCTCCGATGTGGTTTTTGTCATTCGCAATCAGGGGGCGCTCGAGGCGGTGCTCAGTCACAAGGTGAAGCTGGGCGCCGATGTGAGCGCCGCGCTTGGCCCCATCGGGGTCGGGCGCGAGGCGGCCGCGACAACCAATGTCGGCGCCGACATCGTGGCCTTCGCCAAGTCCGCTGGCCTGTTTGCCGGGGGCTCCGTCGAGGGCTCCGTGATCGCGGACCGCAACGACTGGAACCGCATCTATTATGGCGGCGATACGGAACCGGTGGCGATCATCCAGGGCAGGATCTCGAATCCGGGTGCTGACCGGCTGCGCCAGGCGCTGATGCGCTAG
- a CDS encoding CobD/CbiB family cobalamin biosynthesis protein, with product MTPPGLPPILRAMNPLSPVPEIALLPALTAALDLGLGDLGALSLAAVPDALVVVLAALGLDLLFGGPRGLRTVTPGPRQIFQGWAAGLERRLNRSKRSARDRQVRGFLAVVSLALAGAAIGSLLHLLALNLPPELPFGFVIELLAVTAMLSPRYALGHLRKIARALRWGGLNAGAAALREFLGPDDDTLDEHLISRRAIEAAARASLSRLAGPVFWYVLLGLPGLFAYVAICESTHTMASYQHRHLAFGSLVRGLDDAVNYLPAWLAAGLFALATLIAPTTRPGEVFRVILRDARRHPSLSLGPVIAALAGALGLTLAGPQRVDGHQRGGEWIGEGRAMATVADITRAAYLYAVANLFLAAGLALALLFTGS from the coding sequence TTGACGCCCCCGGGCCTGCCTCCCATTCTGCGCGCCATGAACCCGCTGTCCCCCGTCCCCGAAATCGCGCTTCTCCCGGCGCTGACCGCCGCGCTCGATCTTGGCCTCGGCGACCTGGGCGCGCTCAGCCTCGCGGCTGTGCCGGATGCGCTGGTCGTGGTGCTGGCCGCGCTCGGCCTCGATCTCCTGTTTGGCGGGCCCCGGGGTCTGCGCACCGTGACGCCGGGACCGCGGCAGATTTTCCAGGGCTGGGCGGCGGGGCTCGAGCGCCGGCTGAACCGCTCCAAGCGCAGCGCCCGCGACCGCCAGGTGCGGGGCTTCCTTGCGGTGGTCAGTCTCGCCCTTGCGGGCGCGGCGATTGGCAGCCTGCTGCATCTCCTCGCGCTCAACCTGCCGCCCGAGCTGCCATTCGGCTTTGTCATCGAATTGCTGGCGGTGACGGCGATGCTGTCGCCGCGTTACGCGCTCGGCCATCTGCGCAAGATCGCCCGCGCACTCCGGTGGGGAGGGCTGAACGCGGGCGCGGCCGCGCTCCGGGAGTTCCTCGGTCCCGACGACGACACGCTTGACGAGCACCTCATCTCGCGCCGCGCCATCGAGGCCGCCGCGCGGGCCAGCCTGTCGCGCCTTGCGGGGCCGGTCTTCTGGTACGTGCTGCTCGGATTGCCGGGTCTGTTCGCCTATGTGGCGATCTGCGAATCGACGCATACCATGGCCAGTTATCAGCATCGTCATCTCGCCTTCGGCTCGCTCGTGCGCGGACTCGACGACGCCGTGAACTACCTGCCGGCCTGGCTTGCCGCCGGTCTGTTCGCCCTGGCCACGTTGATCGCGCCGACGACCCGCCCGGGCGAAGTGTTTCGCGTCATTCTGCGCGACGCGCGCCGTCATCCGTCACTGTCGCTCGGCCCGGTGATCGCCGCCCTGGCGGGCGCGCTGGGGCTGACGCTGGCCGGGCCGCAACGGGTCGACGGGCATCAGCGCGGGGGAGAATGGATCGGCGAAGGTCGCGCGATGGCCACGGTCGCGGATATCACCCGCGCGGCCTATCTTTATGCCGTCGCCAATCTGTTTCTGGCGGCGGGGCTCGCCCTGGCCCTGCTGTTCACCGGGAGCTGA
- the cobA gene encoding uroporphyrinogen-III C-methyltransferase — MAPSSDVPSDRPVPVEFPPGSVWLVGAGPGDPGLLTLLAVEGLRQADVIIYDALVDERVLALARADAVREFAGKRAGAPQPSQAEISERLVALAGEGYRVLRLKGGDPFVFGRGGDEALALAAAHVPFRVVPGITAGIGGLAYAGIPVTQRGINTAVTFVTGHMAGGDVPDLVDWEGLARSSPVIVIYMGLNRLQRIAARLMAGGRARDEAVAIVSRATGPGQRVIETTLQHAAADAETAALTPPAIIVVGQVARLHPLLAWANEVATTPPETGPGEEIDDESLD, encoded by the coding sequence ATGGCCCCGTCCTCAGATGTGCCAAGCGATCGGCCCGTCCCGGTGGAATTTCCGCCGGGTAGCGTGTGGCTCGTGGGCGCGGGGCCGGGCGATCCGGGCCTGCTCACGCTTCTCGCTGTTGAGGGGCTGCGCCAGGCGGATGTGATCATCTATGACGCATTGGTGGATGAACGGGTCCTCGCGCTGGCCCGTGCCGATGCCGTGCGCGAATTTGCCGGCAAGCGGGCGGGCGCGCCCCAGCCCAGCCAGGCGGAGATCTCCGAGCGTCTCGTGGCACTCGCGGGCGAGGGATACCGGGTGCTGCGCCTCAAGGGGGGCGACCCGTTCGTTTTCGGCCGGGGTGGCGACGAGGCCCTGGCCCTGGCGGCGGCGCATGTCCCGTTTCGCGTGGTGCCCGGCATCACGGCCGGGATCGGCGGGCTCGCCTATGCCGGCATTCCCGTAACCCAGCGCGGCATCAATACCGCCGTAACCTTCGTCACCGGACATATGGCGGGCGGCGACGTGCCGGATCTTGTGGACTGGGAAGGGCTCGCCCGATCGTCGCCGGTGATCGTGATCTATATGGGACTGAACCGGCTGCAGCGGATCGCCGCGCGGCTCATGGCTGGTGGCCGCGCGCGTGACGAGGCGGTGGCGATCGTCAGCCGGGCGACCGGCCCGGGCCAGCGCGTTATTGAGACCACGCTGCAACACGCGGCCGCCGATGCGGAAACGGCTGCACTCACCCCGCCCGCCATTATCGTCGTGGGTCAGGTGGCGCGGTTGCACCCGCTTCTGGCTTGGGCCAACGAAGTTGCCACCACGCCGCCCGAGACCGGGCCGGGAGAAGAAATCGATGACGAAAGCCTCGACTGA
- a CDS encoding SCO family protein, whose product MNKKPLVLSSLALLTALAVGAWFYTYVRTHTPAPDQTAPEVTIGGPFTLTDETGEKFSSAELTGKYWLVYFGFTFCPDICPMTLQTMTQALFALEERRPQLAVQTVPVFITIDPERDDVAEMRAYASHFHPRLKALTGTPAEIRDVARAFKIYYAKADPEGGAYEPGLTDYVMDHSSAVYLMGPDGEFQSFFSHTATAEEIAAGIETAAGG is encoded by the coding sequence ATGAACAAGAAACCACTTGTCCTGTCGTCGCTGGCGCTCCTGACGGCCCTCGCCGTCGGCGCCTGGTTCTACACCTATGTCCGAACGCATACGCCGGCACCGGACCAGACCGCGCCGGAGGTGACAATCGGCGGCCCGTTTACGCTGACGGACGAAACCGGCGAGAAATTCTCGAGCGCCGAGCTCACCGGGAAATACTGGCTGGTCTATTTCGGCTTCACCTTCTGCCCCGATATCTGCCCGATGACACTGCAGACGATGACCCAGGCGCTTTTCGCGCTGGAAGAGCGCCGGCCCCAACTGGCGGTGCAAACGGTGCCGGTCTTCATCACCATCGACCCGGAGCGCGATGATGTGGCCGAGATGAGGGCTTACGCGAGCCACTTCCATCCACGCCTCAAGGCGCTCACGGGAACCCCGGCAGAAATCCGGGACGTGGCCCGCGCGTTCAAGATCTATTACGCCAAGGCTGATCCCGAAGGCGGCGCCTATGAGCCCGGGCTGACGGATTACGTGATGGATCACAGTTCGGCCGTTTATCTGATGGGGCCCGATGGCGAGTTCCAGAGCTTTTTCAGCCACACCGCCACCGCGGAAGAGATCGCGGCCGGGATCGAGACTGCGGCCGGCGGGTGA
- a CDS encoding multidrug effflux MFS transporter produces MPRPESLAVSILLTALVSLGPLSTDMYLPSMPALRQVFGASVPEIQLTLSVFLAGFAISQLVYGPLSDRFGRRPVVLGGLMIFAAASTACSFAPDIEWLVLGRFFQALGACCGPVVGRAIVRDIYGPTRAATMLAYMGTAMGLAPMVAPLIGGYVTVTFGWQGNFLVLLFIGLVILGGIGTMLSETNKWRDHDALRPATIIRNSALLLGHGAYLGYVVTAALVFSGLFAFISGAAFVLIEVLGVPVAYFGYAFGAVVIGYMIGAFILARLNHRMGIDRMILIGSTTCLLAGLALILLLAQGIVTVFSVILPMMIYLMGTGMVLPAAQAGAVGPFPRTAGLASALLGFIQMASAAFTGFMVGVFDNGTAWPMSLTIALMGGLTFAWFRFRVWPRRAENPGAG; encoded by the coding sequence ATGCCCCGCCCCGAATCTCTTGCCGTCAGCATCCTGCTGACGGCATTGGTCTCCCTCGGCCCCCTGTCGACAGACATGTATCTGCCGTCCATGCCCGCACTGCGCCAGGTTTTCGGCGCCAGCGTGCCCGAGATCCAGCTGACCCTTTCTGTTTTTCTCGCCGGTTTCGCGATTTCACAGCTCGTCTACGGCCCTCTCTCCGACCGGTTCGGGCGCCGGCCTGTAGTGCTGGGCGGCCTCATGATCTTTGCCGCCGCGAGCACGGCCTGTTCCTTCGCGCCCGATATCGAATGGCTGGTTTTGGGCCGGTTCTTCCAGGCGCTGGGCGCGTGCTGCGGACCGGTCGTGGGGCGCGCCATCGTGCGCGACATCTACGGTCCCACGCGCGCCGCAACCATGCTTGCCTATATGGGCACCGCCATGGGGCTGGCCCCGATGGTCGCCCCGCTGATCGGTGGCTACGTAACAGTGACCTTCGGCTGGCAAGGCAATTTTCTCGTTCTCCTGTTCATCGGGCTGGTCATCCTTGGCGGGATCGGGACGATGCTGAGCGAAACCAACAAATGGCGCGATCACGACGCGCTGCGCCCCGCGACCATTATCCGCAACAGCGCTCTGCTGCTCGGCCATGGCGCATATCTCGGCTATGTCGTGACAGCGGCCCTCGTCTTTTCCGGCCTGTTCGCCTTTATTTCCGGCGCCGCTTTCGTCCTGATCGAGGTGCTGGGCGTGCCGGTCGCCTATTTCGGTTACGCTTTTGGCGCCGTCGTGATCGGCTATATGATCGGGGCCTTCATCCTTGCCCGGCTCAACCACCGGATGGGCATCGACCGGATGATCCTGATCGGCAGCACCACCTGCCTCCTCGCGGGTCTCGCCCTCATCCTGCTGCTCGCCCAGGGGATCGTCACGGTATTCTCCGTCATCCTGCCCATGATGATCTACCTGATGGGGACCGGCATGGTGCTGCCGGCGGCCCAGGCGGGCGCCGTGGGTCCCTTTCCCCGCACGGCCGGGCTGGCCTCGGCGCTTCTGGGGTTCATCCAGATGGCGTCGGCCGCCTTCACGGGCTTCATGGTCGGTGTTTTCGATAACGGCACCGCCTGGCCCATGTCGCTGACCATCGCGCTCATGGGGGGCCTGACCTTCGCCTGGTTCCGGTTCCGGGTGTGGCCGCGACGAGCGGAGAATCCGGGCGCGGGCTAG